The proteins below are encoded in one region of Pomacea canaliculata isolate SZHN2017 linkage group LG7, ASM307304v1, whole genome shotgun sequence:
- the LOC112567443 gene encoding uncharacterized protein LOC112567443: protein MSGETSLKFLIPESSCQKDFEVWALFADGAKESVLRCDWVKKYYCDSAPGYTHTLENSTALITLPRDLEKKPDDFICDSLFRPKTDPIMCLCKRAAISIPVQSDSDSPEQVGFIAGMVIAISVILFLVVFLIYKRYRTSSKSKHDPNVRPDECQPLRKDSQKSLLTFFPCGTVPPRKKPMTQWPHPELYNLRRRESI, encoded by the exons ATGAGTGGAGAAACGTCTCTGAAATTTCTAATTCCCGAGAGTTCATGCCAGAAAGATTTTGAAGTTTGGGCTTTGTTTGCTGATGGAGCAAAAG AAAGCGTTCTCCGTTGTGACTGGGTAAAGAAGTACTACTGTGACAGTGCTCCAGGATATACCCATACACTTGAAAACAGCACTGCTCTAATCACATTACCACGTGACTTGGAAAAGAAACCTGACGATTTCATCTGTGACTCTCTCTTTAGGCCTAAGACTGACCCCATCATGTGCCTTTGCAAAAGAGCAG CCATTAGTATCCCGGTACAGTCTGACAGTGATAGTCCTGAGCAGGTTGGTTTCATCGCGGGCATGGTGATCGCGATCTCGGTCATCTTGTTCCTGGTCGTGTTTTTAATCTACAAACGTT ATCGAACCTCATCAAAGTCCAAACA TGATCCTAATGTGAGGCCTGATGAGTGTCAACCTTTGAG GAAGGACTCACAGAAATCTTTACTGACCTTTTTTCCATGTGGAACTGTGCCTCCAAGAAAGAAGCCGAT GACGCAATGGCCCCATCCCGAACTTTACAACCTAAGAAGGAGAGAATCAATTTAA